A genomic window from Streptomyces broussonetiae includes:
- a CDS encoding ANTAR domain-containing protein: MTVTVSGEFCLDDSQRLRHALTKALATSEEGVDLDLGRLKLADCSALNVLLAARRDALTTGRTVTITAASPAAERLLTYTDTYPLFSPAHDHAHPTAVRPGRLRESREDGLLQTEVVQLRRALRTRPEIDLARGILMASFGLNADEAWEVLVTASQNTNTKLHLLAEDVVTAVQGTSLPDPVQRQLTAAVARKRLADGHPQHPARGDRTRRPMLRGVERS; encoded by the coding sequence GTGACCGTCACCGTGAGCGGAGAGTTCTGCCTCGACGACAGCCAGCGCCTTAGGCACGCCCTCACCAAGGCCCTCGCGACGTCGGAGGAGGGCGTGGACCTCGACCTCGGCCGGCTCAAGCTCGCGGACTGTTCCGCGCTCAACGTGCTCCTGGCCGCTCGCCGCGACGCGCTCACGACGGGAAGAACGGTCACCATCACCGCGGCCAGCCCCGCCGCGGAACGCCTGCTGACCTACACCGACACCTACCCCCTCTTCTCCCCCGCGCACGACCACGCCCACCCGACCGCCGTCAGGCCCGGGCGGCTGCGCGAGAGCCGCGAGGACGGCCTCCTGCAGACCGAAGTGGTCCAGTTGCGGCGTGCGCTGCGGACCCGGCCTGAGATAGACCTGGCACGCGGCATCCTCATGGCCTCCTTCGGCCTGAACGCCGACGAGGCGTGGGAGGTACTGGTCACGGCATCACAGAACACCAACACCAAACTGCACCTCCTGGCCGAAGACGTGGTCACCGCCGTGCAGGGAACGTCCCTGCCGGACCCGGTCCAAAGACAGCTCACGGCAGCCGTCGCCCGAAAACGCCTCGCCGACGGACACCCCCAGCACCCCGCCCGCGGAGACCGGACCCGGCGCCCGATGCTCCGGGGCGTCGAGCGTTCATAG
- a CDS encoding helix-turn-helix transcriptional regulator: MVDGVPEPHNGWTFLTNHARVLASIADNHNARVRDIAARCRLTERAVQKIIVDLEQNGYLSHTRVGRVNRYSIDPDRVLRHPAEAGLTVASLLSVLVRDEDERRGFGEHVRPGT; encoded by the coding sequence ATGGTTGATGGAGTGCCAGAGCCGCACAACGGGTGGACGTTCCTGACCAATCACGCGCGTGTGCTGGCCAGCATCGCCGACAACCACAACGCGCGCGTCCGTGACATCGCGGCGCGCTGCCGACTTACGGAACGCGCCGTTCAGAAGATCATTGTGGACCTGGAGCAGAACGGATACCTCTCACACACCCGCGTCGGCCGCGTCAATCGGTACAGCATCGACCCGGACAGGGTCCTGCGCCACCCGGCCGAGGCAGGTCTGACCGTGGCCTCCCTCCTGTCGGTGCTGGTCAGGGACGAGGACGAGCGCCGAGGCTTTGGCGAGCACGTCCGGCCGGGCACGTGA
- a CDS encoding 1-acyl-sn-glycerol-3-phosphate acyltransferase produces MSRRRAVRVAGAVVTGLRRTTTTALLLALVPTVAALLIAAGVLCAPVSLATQGSWRPVRITGFAFIYLLVDLAGLVAAAVLWARRLPDRLDREERISADAFAVLERLLRQLRRAGEQVFRLQVEVRPPPPGETGHAAVPVLVFVRHAGVGDSFLLLQILLSQAGLRPHTVLKRTLRADPALDVLIGRVPHCFLPPFDGRAEDAIADLAAGLGPGDALVIFPEGGNFTPRRRRRAIASLRRQGLPRRASRAERMRHVLPPRDAGALAAIAAAPTADVVFVAHTGLDVVHSARSVWSQLPLREGVRARWWRIPASRVPPGNDARSEWLLTQWARVDRWITDHATPDATHA; encoded by the coding sequence GTGTCCCGAAGACGCGCGGTACGGGTGGCCGGCGCGGTGGTCACCGGGCTGCGCCGCACGACCACCACGGCACTGCTGCTCGCCCTCGTCCCCACGGTGGCCGCGCTCCTCATCGCCGCAGGCGTGCTCTGCGCGCCGGTCTCCCTCGCCACGCAAGGCTCGTGGAGACCGGTGCGGATCACCGGTTTCGCGTTCATCTACCTCCTGGTGGACTTGGCCGGTCTGGTGGCCGCCGCCGTTCTGTGGGCGCGGCGGCTGCCGGACAGGTTGGACCGCGAGGAGCGGATTTCCGCGGATGCCTTCGCCGTACTGGAGAGGCTGCTGCGGCAGCTACGACGCGCGGGCGAGCAGGTCTTCCGGCTCCAGGTGGAGGTGAGGCCCCCGCCACCAGGCGAGACCGGACACGCCGCGGTACCGGTCCTGGTCTTCGTACGGCACGCCGGGGTCGGTGACTCCTTCCTGCTGCTTCAGATCCTGCTCAGCCAAGCCGGGCTGCGTCCCCACACCGTTCTGAAGCGGACACTGCGCGCCGACCCCGCTCTCGACGTCCTCATCGGGCGGGTCCCCCACTGTTTCCTCCCGCCCTTCGACGGCCGCGCCGAGGACGCGATCGCGGACCTGGCGGCCGGACTGGGCCCGGGCGACGCCCTCGTGATCTTTCCGGAGGGCGGCAACTTCACACCGCGCCGCCGCCGGCGCGCGATCGCCTCCTTGCGCCGCCAGGGATTGCCGCGCCGGGCGTCACGCGCGGAACGGATGCGCCATGTCCTACCACCGAGGGACGCCGGCGCCCTCGCCGCGATCGCCGCCGCGCCCACGGCCGACGTGGTCTTCGTCGCCCACACCGGCCTTGACGTCGTCCACTCGGCGCGCAGCGTTTGGAGCCAGCTGCCACTCCGCGAGGGCGTACGCGCACGGTGGTGGCGCATACCCGCAAGCCGCGTGCCGCCAGGCAACGATGCCCGCAGCGAGTGGCTGCTCACCCAGTGGGCCCGCGTCGACCGCTGGATCACCGACCACGCCACCCCGGACGCTACGCACGCGTGA
- a CDS encoding patatin-like phospholipase family protein has translation MEDSRPARPPTRAFVLGGGGALGAYEVGMLKALFAAAVRPDLVVGTSVGAINGAAVAADPSRASVAWLADLWTGLGRAGVFSGSLLGRLSTAVRSGTHLYHPTPLRELLSSHLPVTDIEDLALPFQCVAASIERAAEHWFAAGPLVDAVLASCAVPGLLPPVRLDGEHYVDGGLVNSIPVGRAVALGATEVYVLQVGRVERALCPPRAPWQVALVAFEIARRHRFARDMADLPPGVTVRVLPSGSGPEEGTATLWQLPYRSFGRTAERIERAYAASSRYLETALSTPDGKP, from the coding sequence ATGGAGGACAGCCGGCCCGCCCGCCCACCGACCCGCGCCTTCGTGCTGGGCGGCGGCGGTGCGCTCGGCGCCTACGAGGTCGGCATGCTCAAAGCGCTCTTCGCCGCCGCCGTGCGGCCGGACCTCGTCGTCGGCACCTCTGTCGGCGCGATAAACGGCGCAGCTGTCGCGGCCGATCCTTCGCGGGCGTCGGTGGCCTGGCTCGCCGACCTGTGGACCGGCCTTGGGCGTGCCGGCGTGTTCTCCGGGTCGCTGCTCGGACGGCTGAGCACCGCCGTACGCAGCGGCACTCACCTGTACCACCCCACACCGCTGCGCGAACTGCTCTCCTCCCACCTTCCGGTGACTGACATCGAGGATCTGGCCCTGCCGTTCCAGTGCGTGGCGGCGAGCATCGAGCGGGCCGCCGAGCACTGGTTCGCCGCCGGGCCGCTGGTGGATGCCGTGCTCGCTTCGTGTGCAGTGCCCGGGCTACTGCCGCCCGTCCGGCTCGACGGCGAGCACTACGTCGACGGCGGTCTGGTCAACAGCATCCCCGTCGGCCGCGCAGTCGCCCTCGGTGCGACTGAGGTCTATGTGCTGCAGGTCGGCCGCGTCGAGCGAGCCCTCTGCCCACCGCGGGCTCCCTGGCAGGTGGCCCTGGTGGCGTTCGAGATCGCTCGCAGACACCGATTCGCGCGTGACATGGCGGACCTGCCGCCCGGCGTCACGGTCCGCGTGCTGCCGTCGGGCTCGGGCCCCGAGGAGGGCACAGCCACCCTGTGGCAGCTCCCCTACCGCAGCTTCGGCCGGACCGCCGAGCGCATCGAACGCGCCTACGCAGCCTCCTCCCGCTACCTGGAGACCGCTCTCAGCACACCCGACGGCAAGCCATGA